From the Acidovorax carolinensis genome, one window contains:
- a CDS encoding HPP family protein, which translates to MHWLRRFWPAPVGIDGRERLRVIVGVSLGVLLAASLSRWWALDHAAGPWMVASLGASAILVFGMPSSPLAQPWPVLGGSTLSALVGGICAAFIPDPAVAGALAVGLAMALMVPLRCLHPPGGAMALYMVISQGNGLQQAVFPICFNALVLVILGVAYNTLTGRQYPHSQGWRETAGKRPSGHFVASDVDAALAHYNQLLDVSREDLEGLLHLAGRAAFQRTLGDLRCSDIMSRPPLAVEAGASLKDAWALMRSRQVKALPVVDAHRLVVGIVTVADFMRLANLDVHEGLGQRLRTLVMGRAGQPTSVGEIMSHPVQVVEEKQHAMDLVPLFSQGGHHHMPVVDARQQLVGIITQTDLVRTLAGALHIPKEAGVAPATPFGAPA; encoded by the coding sequence ATGCACTGGCTGCGCCGTTTCTGGCCCGCGCCGGTAGGCATTGATGGCCGCGAAAGGCTCCGGGTGATTGTGGGTGTCTCCCTTGGTGTATTGCTTGCCGCGTCGCTGAGTCGCTGGTGGGCGCTGGACCACGCAGCGGGTCCCTGGATGGTGGCCTCGCTGGGGGCCAGCGCCATCCTGGTGTTTGGCATGCCGTCCAGCCCATTGGCCCAGCCGTGGCCGGTGCTCGGTGGCAGCACGCTGTCGGCATTGGTGGGCGGTATTTGCGCTGCCTTCATACCGGACCCCGCCGTGGCTGGCGCCCTGGCTGTGGGGCTGGCCATGGCGCTCATGGTACCCCTGCGTTGCCTGCACCCACCCGGGGGTGCCATGGCTTTGTATATGGTGATTTCCCAAGGCAACGGTTTGCAGCAGGCGGTGTTCCCCATTTGCTTCAACGCCCTGGTCCTGGTTATTCTGGGCGTGGCCTACAACACCCTGACAGGGCGCCAATATCCCCATTCGCAAGGGTGGCGCGAAACGGCGGGCAAGCGCCCATCGGGCCACTTTGTCGCATCGGACGTGGATGCTGCGTTGGCTCATTACAACCAGCTTTTGGATGTGAGCCGCGAGGACCTTGAGGGGCTATTGCATCTGGCCGGGCGGGCGGCCTTTCAGCGCACGCTGGGCGACCTGCGCTGCTCGGACATCATGTCCAGGCCGCCTTTGGCCGTGGAGGCGGGGGCTTCGCTCAAGGACGCCTGGGCATTGATGCGCAGCCGGCAGGTCAAGGCGCTTCCGGTGGTGGATGCGCATCGTCTGGTGGTGGGAATTGTCACCGTCGCAGACTTCATGCGGCTTGCCAATCTCGATGTACACGAAGGTCTGGGTCAGCGATTGCGGACGCTGGTGATGGGCCGCGCCGGCCAGCCCACATCGGTTGGCGAAATCATGTCACACCCCGTTCAGGTGGTGGAAGAAAAGCAGCACGCCATGGATCTTGTGCCCCTGTTTTCGCAGGGCGGGCACCATCACATGCCGGTCGTTGACGCCCGCCAACAGCTCGTGGGCATCATTACCCAGACGGATCTGGTACGCACGCTGGCTGGCGCCTTGCACATTCCGAAAGAGGCAGGCGTGGCCCCTGCGACTCCGTTTGGCGCGCCAGCATAG
- the infA gene encoding translation initiation factor IF-1, producing MAKEELIEMQGSVTEVLPDSRFRVTLENGHQLIAYTGGKMRKHHIRILAGDKVSLELSPYDLTKGRITFRHLAGRGPGPSSR from the coding sequence ATGGCCAAAGAAGAACTGATTGAAATGCAAGGCTCCGTGACGGAAGTTTTGCCGGACTCGCGTTTTCGCGTCACCCTGGAAAACGGCCACCAGCTGATTGCCTACACCGGCGGAAAGATGCGCAAGCACCACATCCGTATCCTGGCGGGCGACAAAGTGTCGCTGGAACTGTCGCCCTACGATCTGACCAAGGGCCGCATCACGTTCCGCCATCTGGCCGGCCGTGGCCCAGGCCCTTCCAGCCGTTGA
- a CDS encoding DUF1624 domain-containing protein — MTVLHPHSIATSPSVRYDSVDALRGFAMLWMTVFHFCFDLSHFGYWPQNFRADPFWTLQRAAIVSLFLFCAGLGQAIALQQGQEWARFGRRWLQIAGCALLVTLSSFVMFPQSFIYFGVLHGMAVMLLVARCTAGWGRWLWPAGLLALALPWCAQLLLTGVWAEWAPLLNARALNWLGLVSRKPFTEDYVPVLPWLGVLWWGLAAGQWMLSRSAHWVPRKVPPFLRPLASLGRWSLSYYMVHQPVMIGGLMALGWVLNR; from the coding sequence ATGACCGTCCTTCACCCGCACTCCATTGCCACCAGCCCATCCGTACGCTACGACAGCGTGGATGCCCTTCGGGGCTTTGCCATGCTGTGGATGACCGTGTTTCATTTTTGCTTTGATCTCAGCCATTTTGGCTACTGGCCGCAGAACTTTCGCGCCGATCCTTTCTGGACTTTGCAGCGCGCCGCCATCGTGAGCCTCTTTCTATTCTGTGCCGGTCTGGGGCAGGCCATCGCCTTGCAGCAAGGGCAGGAGTGGGCCCGGTTTGGCCGGCGCTGGCTGCAGATTGCGGGGTGCGCGCTGCTGGTGACGCTCAGCTCGTTCGTGATGTTTCCGCAGAGCTTTATTTATTTTGGCGTGCTGCATGGTATGGCGGTCATGCTGCTGGTGGCGCGGTGCACGGCGGGCTGGGGGCGCTGGCTGTGGCCGGCGGGGCTGCTTGCGCTGGCGCTGCCGTGGTGCGCGCAGCTGCTGCTGACTGGTGTGTGGGCAGAGTGGGCGCCGCTATTGAATGCACGCGCACTGAACTGGCTCGGCCTGGTGTCGCGCAAGCCGTTTACCGAAGACTACGTGCCGGTGCTGCCCTGGCTGGGGGTGCTTTGGTGGGGGCTGGCGGCGGGGCAATGGATGTTGTCCCGGTCAGCGCACTGGGTGCCGCGCAAGGTGCCACCGTTTTTGCGACCGCTGGCATCGCTGGGGCGGTGGAGCCTGAGCTACTACATGGTGCATCAGCCAGTGATGATTGGTGGGCTGATGGCGCTGGGCTGGGTGCTGAACCGCTAG